A genomic stretch from Etheostoma cragini isolate CJK2018 chromosome 8, CSU_Ecrag_1.0, whole genome shotgun sequence includes:
- the cd151 gene encoding CD151 antigen isoform X1 — protein sequence MEVQGEKSLSCGTICLKYLLFLFNILFWLAGGAVMAVGVWTLMEKSDYVSLLNSSFYSASAYILIAAGLIVIVTGIIGCCATLKEMKSILIVYLVLLLCIFLLEIIAGVLAYITYQECFPFCYQLDEELRQNLKVTMQQKYQQPGEESITQAVDKLQQEFKCCGSHNSSDWRASVWIQAAENERRVPDSCCKSPSNLCGLRDHPSNIYKVEGGCIMKLEEFILGQLYILGAVGIGIAFLQLVGMMFTCCLYQNLNDDPY from the exons ATGGAAGTTCAAGGTGAAAAATCCCTCAGCTGTGGGACAATTTGTCTGAAATATCTACTTTTTCTctttaacattcttttttgg CTGGCAGGAGGGGCTGTGATGGCAGTGGGAGTGTGGACTCTGATGGAAAAGAGCGACTACGTCAGCTTACTGAACTCCAGTTTCTACTCAGCCTCAGCTTATATTCTGATAGCTGCGGGGCTCATTGTGATAGTGACCGGGATCATCGGATGCTGTGCTACTCTGAAGGAGATGAAGAGTATTTTGATTGTG TATTTGGTCCTGTTGCTCTGTATTTTCCTGCTGGAAATCATTGCTGGTGTGCTGGCTTACATTACCTACCAAGAG TGTTTCCCTTTCTGCTACCAG CTGGATGAGGAGCTCAGACAAAACCTGAAGGTGACCATGCAACAAAAATATCAGCAGCCGGGGGAGGAGAGCATCACACAGGCTGTGGATAAACTTCAGCAGGAG TTTAAATGTTGTGGCAGTCACAACTCCTCAGACTGGAGAGCCTCTGTGTGGATCCAGGCAGCAGAGAACGAGAGGCGTGTTCCTGATAGCTGCTGTAAAAGTCCCAGCAACCTCTGCGGCCTCAGGGACCATCCCTCCAACATCTACAAGGTAGAG GGAGGCTGCATCATGAAGCTGGAGGAGTTCATCCTGGGGCAGTTGTATATTCTCGGTGCAGTGGGCATTGGGATAGCATTTCTACAG ctTGTGGGGATGATGTTTACATGCTGCCTTTATCAAAATTTGAATGACGATCCgtactga
- the cd151 gene encoding CD151 antigen isoform X2 has protein sequence MEVQGEKSLSCGTICLKYLLFLFNILFWLAGGAVMAVGVWTLMEKSDYVSLLNSSFYSASAYILIAAGLIVIVTGIIGCCATLKEMKSILIVYLVLLLCIFLLEIIAGVLAYITYQELDEELRQNLKVTMQQKYQQPGEESITQAVDKLQQEFKCCGSHNSSDWRASVWIQAAENERRVPDSCCKSPSNLCGLRDHPSNIYKVEGGCIMKLEEFILGQLYILGAVGIGIAFLQLVGMMFTCCLYQNLNDDPY, from the exons ATGGAAGTTCAAGGTGAAAAATCCCTCAGCTGTGGGACAATTTGTCTGAAATATCTACTTTTTCTctttaacattcttttttgg CTGGCAGGAGGGGCTGTGATGGCAGTGGGAGTGTGGACTCTGATGGAAAAGAGCGACTACGTCAGCTTACTGAACTCCAGTTTCTACTCAGCCTCAGCTTATATTCTGATAGCTGCGGGGCTCATTGTGATAGTGACCGGGATCATCGGATGCTGTGCTACTCTGAAGGAGATGAAGAGTATTTTGATTGTG TATTTGGTCCTGTTGCTCTGTATTTTCCTGCTGGAAATCATTGCTGGTGTGCTGGCTTACATTACCTACCAAGAG CTGGATGAGGAGCTCAGACAAAACCTGAAGGTGACCATGCAACAAAAATATCAGCAGCCGGGGGAGGAGAGCATCACACAGGCTGTGGATAAACTTCAGCAGGAG TTTAAATGTTGTGGCAGTCACAACTCCTCAGACTGGAGAGCCTCTGTGTGGATCCAGGCAGCAGAGAACGAGAGGCGTGTTCCTGATAGCTGCTGTAAAAGTCCCAGCAACCTCTGCGGCCTCAGGGACCATCCCTCCAACATCTACAAGGTAGAG GGAGGCTGCATCATGAAGCTGGAGGAGTTCATCCTGGGGCAGTTGTATATTCTCGGTGCAGTGGGCATTGGGATAGCATTTCTACAG ctTGTGGGGATGATGTTTACATGCTGCCTTTATCAAAATTTGAATGACGATCCgtactga